In one Bacillus thuringiensis genomic region, the following are encoded:
- a CDS encoding DUF6434 domain-containing protein, with the protein MRPPLTKSISLKDFQNYYWLKAELQTFCREHGLPASGSKTEITERISHYLTTGKVLKNSSVQKVSKAPLSYKDLSLQTIITKNHRCSEDVRAFFKEKIGTNFRFTVALQKFFKENVGKTYEDAVAFWHEENERKKDPTYKTTIGAQFEYNRFTRDFFEDPNNKGKAKADAIAAWNEIKAKPGSNVYVPQKVEN; encoded by the coding sequence ATGCGTCCACCTTTAACAAAATCTATATCACTTAAAGATTTTCAAAACTATTATTGGTTAAAAGCAGAACTGCAAACATTTTGTCGCGAGCATGGTTTGCCAGCTAGTGGCTCTAAGACCGAAATAACCGAGCGTATCTCACATTATTTAACTACGGGGAAAGTCTTAAAAAACAGCTCTGTGCAAAAAGTGAGCAAAGCTCCCCTCTCTTATAAAGACCTTTCTCTTCAAACGATTATTACTAAAAATCACCGCTGTAGCGAAGATGTTCGTGCTTTTTTCAAAGAAAAAATCGGAACAAACTTCCGCTTTACAGTAGCTCTTCAAAAATTTTTTAAAGAGAATGTTGGAAAAACATATGAAGACGCGGTAGCTTTTTGGCATGAAGAAAACGAACGAAAAAAAGACCCTACATACAAAACAACTATCGGTGCACAATTTGAATACAATCGCTTTACTCGTGACTTTTTCGAAGATCCAAATAATAAAGGAAAAGCAAAAGCTGATGCGATTGCTGCTTGGAATGAAATAAAAGCAAAACCTGGTAGCAATGTTTATGTTCCTCAAAAAGTAGAAAACTAG
- a CDS encoding acyl-CoA synthetase, which translates to MGITKEYKKHASLQPNKIAIKENDRVLTYKEWFESVCKVASWLNEKKLKNKTIAILLENRIEFLQLFSGAAMAEWVCVPLDIKWKQDELRERIEISNPDMIVTERYKVNDLLDEEGRVIEIDEWKRMIEKYLPTYSTVESVQHAPFYMGFTSGSTGTAKAFLRAQQSWVHSFDCNVHDFYMKREDSILIAGTLVHSLFLYGAISALYVGQTVYIMRKFIPNQVLDKLETENISVMYTVPTMLESLYKENRVIENKVKIISSGAKWEAEAKEKIKNIFPYAKRYEFYGASELSFVTALVDAESERRPNSVGKPCHNVQVRICNEAGEEVQKGEIGTVYVKSDQFFMGYIIDGVLTRELNAEGWMTVRDVGYEDEEGFIYIVGREKNMILFGGINIYPEEIESVLHEHPAVDEIVVIGVKDSYWGEKPVAIVKGSATKQQLKSFCLQRLSSFKIPKEWHFVDGIPYTNSGKIARMEAKSMIENREEIYE; encoded by the coding sequence ATGGGGATTACAAAAGAATATAAAAAGCATGCCTCTTTACAACCAAATAAAATAGCGATAAAGGAAAATGATAGAGTTTTAACATATAAAGAGTGGTTTGAATCAGTTTGTAAAGTAGCAAGCTGGTTAAATGAAAAAAAATTGAAGAATAAAACGATAGCAATCCTATTAGAAAATCGTATAGAGTTTTTACAACTATTTTCTGGTGCCGCTATGGCCGAGTGGGTTTGTGTTCCGTTAGATATAAAGTGGAAACAAGATGAGCTCAGAGAAAGAATTGAAATTAGTAATCCGGATATGATTGTGACAGAACGATATAAGGTGAATGATCTATTGGATGAAGAAGGAAGAGTAATTGAAATTGATGAGTGGAAAAGAATGATAGAGAAATATCTTCCTACATATTCCACTGTAGAAAGTGTACAACATGCTCCTTTTTATATGGGATTTACATCAGGATCAACAGGAACAGCAAAAGCATTTTTACGTGCACAACAATCGTGGGTTCATAGTTTTGATTGTAATGTACATGACTTTTATATGAAAAGGGAGGATTCGATTTTAATAGCTGGGACGCTCGTTCATTCTCTTTTCTTATACGGGGCAATAAGTGCATTATATGTAGGACAAACGGTGTACATTATGAGAAAGTTCATTCCAAATCAAGTACTAGATAAGTTAGAAACTGAAAATATATCAGTTATGTATACAGTTCCGACAATGCTTGAATCTTTATATAAAGAAAATAGAGTAATAGAAAATAAAGTGAAAATTATTTCGTCAGGAGCGAAATGGGAAGCTGAAGCGAAAGAAAAAATAAAGAATATATTTCCTTATGCGAAAAGATATGAATTTTATGGTGCATCAGAGTTAAGTTTTGTAACAGCACTAGTCGATGCAGAAAGCGAAAGAAGGCCAAATTCAGTAGGAAAACCTTGTCATAATGTGCAAGTTCGAATATGTAATGAAGCAGGCGAAGAAGTACAAAAAGGTGAAATAGGAACTGTTTATGTGAAAAGTGATCAGTTTTTTATGGGATACATAATAGATGGGGTTTTAACACGGGAGTTGAATGCAGAAGGCTGGATGACAGTGCGAGATGTAGGCTATGAAGATGAAGAAGGTTTTATATATATTGTTGGTAGAGAGAAGAATATGATTTTATTTGGAGGAATCAATATTTATCCAGAAGAAATAGAAAGTGTATTACATGAACACCCAGCTGTCGATGAAATAGTTGTAATTGGTGTGAAAGATAGTTACTGGGGTGAAAAGCCCGTCGCGATCGTAAAAGGAAGTGCTACGAAACAACAATTAAAGAGTTTTTGCTTACAGAGATTATCCTCGTTTAAAATACCGAAAGAATGGCATTTTGTAGATGGAATACCTTATACAAATAGTGGGAAAATCGCTCGTATGGAAGCAAAAAGTATGATTGAAAACCGGGAGGAAATATATGAATAG
- a CDS encoding biotin transporter BioY: MNTKNLVFVALFSSIMGVLGLIPPIALSITPVPITLQSLGVMLAGGLLGSRLGALSQLIFLLIVGVGAPLLAGGRGGLGVFVGPSAGYLLGYIIGAFVIGYLIERLREVSIIKVLCINIIGGIFVVYVFGITVQAFLMNVSVWETMKVSAVFLPGDCIKAIIAAVLVTKLHRSLKHIITPALKNGKYTNAG; encoded by the coding sequence ATGAATACAAAAAATTTAGTTTTCGTCGCTTTATTTAGTTCTATTATGGGAGTGTTAGGGTTAATACCTCCGATTGCTCTTTCTATTACACCAGTTCCGATTACATTGCAATCACTCGGTGTTATGCTTGCGGGTGGGTTGTTAGGATCACGTCTAGGTGCGTTAAGTCAGCTTATTTTCTTACTTATTGTAGGAGTTGGAGCACCATTACTTGCTGGTGGACGTGGTGGCCTTGGTGTATTTGTTGGGCCAAGTGCAGGATATTTACTTGGTTACATCATTGGAGCGTTTGTTATTGGTTATTTAATTGAGCGTTTACGTGAAGTTTCTATTATAAAAGTATTATGTATTAATATAATTGGTGGTATTTTCGTAGTTTATGTATTTGGTATTACTGTACAAGCGTTTTTAATGAATGTTTCTGTATGGGAGACAATGAAAGTGAGTGCTGTGTTTTTACCAGGGGATTGTATAAAAGCAATTATTGCGGCAGTTCTCGTAACAAAATTACATCGTTCATTGAAACATATTATTACACCCGCTTTAAAGAATGGAAAATATACAAATGCGGGATGA
- a CDS encoding acetyl-CoA C-acyltransferase, producing the protein MNRAVIVEAKRTPIGKKNGMLKEYEVQQLATPLLTFLSKGIEREIDDVILGNVVGPGGNIARLSALEAGLGYHIPGVTIDRQCGAGLEAIRTACHFIQGRAGNCYIAGGVESTSTSPFQKRARFSPETIGDPDMGVAAEYVANRYNITKEMQDEYACLSYKRTLQALEKGYIHDEIFSFNGLLDESIKPEMNYERIIKRTKPAFLQNGTVTAGNSCGVNDGACAVLVMEEGQALKLGYKPVLRFVRSAVVGVDPNLPGTGPIFAVNKLLNEMNMKVEDIDYFEINEAFASKVVACAKELQIPYEKLNVNGGAIALGHPYGASGAMLVTRLFYQAQRENMKYGIATLGIGGGIGVALLFEKVED; encoded by the coding sequence ATGAATAGAGCAGTTATTGTAGAGGCGAAAAGAACACCTATTGGTAAGAAGAATGGGATGTTAAAAGAGTATGAAGTTCAGCAATTAGCAACGCCGCTTCTTACGTTTTTAAGTAAAGGGATTGAGAGGGAAATAGATGATGTCATATTAGGTAATGTTGTTGGGCCAGGAGGGAATATTGCGAGACTATCTGCTTTAGAGGCGGGACTTGGCTATCATATTCCTGGTGTAACGATTGATCGGCAATGTGGTGCTGGTTTAGAAGCAATTCGAACTGCGTGTCATTTCATTCAAGGCAGAGCAGGTAATTGCTATATTGCAGGAGGAGTAGAGAGTACAAGTACGTCACCTTTTCAAAAAAGAGCAAGATTTTCACCTGAAACAATTGGTGATCCTGACATGGGAGTAGCGGCTGAATATGTTGCAAATCGTTATAACATAACGAAAGAAATGCAAGACGAGTACGCTTGTCTTAGTTATAAGCGGACATTGCAAGCATTAGAAAAAGGCTATATACATGATGAAATATTTTCTTTTAATGGATTATTAGATGAATCTATAAAGCCAGAAATGAATTATGAACGAATCATTAAAAGAACAAAGCCCGCATTTTTACAAAATGGAACAGTGACGGCAGGTAATTCATGTGGTGTAAATGATGGGGCATGTGCTGTTCTTGTAATGGAAGAGGGACAAGCCCTAAAGTTAGGTTATAAACCTGTACTTCGTTTCGTTCGTAGTGCTGTAGTTGGAGTAGATCCCAATCTTCCAGGAACTGGTCCAATATTTGCGGTGAACAAATTATTAAACGAAATGAATATGAAAGTAGAGGACATCGATTATTTTGAAATAAATGAAGCATTCGCCTCAAAAGTTGTAGCTTGTGCAAAGGAGTTACAAATTCCGTATGAAAAATTAAATGTAAATGGTGGGGCAATTGCGCTCGGTCATCCGTACGGTGCATCTGGGGCTATGCTTGTAACACGTTTATTTTATCAGGCGCAAAGAGAGAATATGAAATATGGAATTGCTACATTAGGAATTGGAGGCGGGATAGGGGTTGCGCTATTATTTGAGAAAGTAGAAGACTAG